The Bartonella bovis 91-4 sequence CCTAAAGGCCGCCCTACACGAACATTTCTCCCCAATATACTACGTGCTATTTCTGGCAAACCCGTTAATTGGCTTGCTCCTCCGGTTAAAATAACACGCTTACCAATGATGTGACCAAAACCTGAACGGTTCAAACAATCACGCATCATTTCTAATATTTCTTCAACACGCGCACGAATAATACGACCAAGAACAGCACATGGATACTGAACTTCATGACGCTCATTTCCAATTTCCGGCACATTAATCACCTTACGCTCATCACAATCTGCTGAAAACATTGAGCCATATACAACTTTTAAACGCTCAGCCTCTTCAATAGACATAGATAATCCCCGAGCAACATCGAGAGTTACATGATGCCCCCCAATTGCAAGTGCATCTGCATGAACAAATTTTCCTTCAGAAAACACAGAAAATGTCGTTGTTCCACCACCAAAATCAATACATGCCGCTCCTAAACGCGCCTCATCATCGACTAAAACCGAAAGACCGCTAGCAAAAGGTGTTGCTACCATTGCCTCAACACTTAAATGAGCACGGTTAATGCAGGCTTCTAAATTACGCAAAGGTGCTGTTTCCGCTGTCACAACATGTACATCCACACCAAATAACTCTCCCATCATCCCAACAGGATCAGAAATTCCTCTATCTCCATCCAATGCATAAGACACTGGAACTGAATGCATAATATGACGTTCAGCCTTAAAAGCTTTACGCGAAACATCTGCTAATACCATACGCATATCACGTGTAGTAACTTTACGCCCACCCAAACGCACAACACCATTAATAAAAGCACTTTTCAACCGGCTCGAAGAAAAATTCACAATTACCGAATCTACCACCAAACCAGCCATTTTTTCTGCCGCATCAACAGCCAAACGTATAGACTGTTCTGCCGCATACATATCCATCACAACACCAGATTTAATACCACGTGAACGTTGCACACCAAAACCTAAAACTTCCATAGAGTGTGTACGAGCATGTAAATGGTGTGTATGCTTTAAAGGATGTAAACAAGCAATAAGACACACGACCTTACTTGAACCAACATCAAGAACCGTTAGAAAACGTGCTTTGCGCCCTGCGTTATGATGTGACCCAAGCAACATTATACACCCCCCGCCTTTAAAACGCGCTCTTTTTCTGCCACAACAGCACGATGATGCACCAACGCTTCATCCGATAAAGAAACTGTTATCCGATCAGAAAGACGCAAATCAATACTTAAAACATCACGTGCAAAAAGATCTTCTGCCATACCTGTTTTAATAAGAGAAGAAAGGCTTTCAATAGCTCCCTTTTCAGGTAGCATAATACGCACCCCATTATTTAGAATAATATCCCAACGCCGATCGCCCACACGCACATAAGCACTGATACGATTGCGCAACTGTGGATATACCCAAAGTTCTTGAATAAATAATTTTGCTGCATTTTGCGCACCTTGACCAACCACAAGAGGCAAATTCTGAACTAAACCCACCTGAAATGGAGCAATCACATATCCTGTATGATCAATAATATCCATTACCCCATCATGTTGCCAAATGGCATATGGTTCACGCTCTATCACTGAAATACTCACCTGATTAGGATAAATCTTCTGAACATTAGCCGATTGAATCCAAGCTTGCTGCTCTAAAATAAAACGCGCTTTATTAACATCAAAACTAATAATTGATGGATAAGCATCAAGCCCTAAAATCTTCAAAATATCTTGTTTCGCTACACGCTTATTGCCATTCATATCGACATCAGTCACTATAAAACCAAAATTTAATGGCGCAGCTTTTATAATACCATCCATCTGACCATTAGATGAAATTCCATAAAGCGCAGAAAGAGAGAAAAAAAACAAAACAGCAAAAGAACCAAAATGACGAGGCACATAAATATTGACAATAAACTGAAATATAAACCGACGAAACCGACGATAAAGACGCGGAAAAAATGGTGCTGACTGCACCATCAGAACATTTATTCTATCAACATTCAACGCATACACGACGCGTCCTCCGCTATCCATTTAACAATATCACCGTAAGTACGACCACTCGCTTTTGCTATATCAGGAACAAGAGAAACCGATGTCATACCAGGCTGCGTATTAATTTCGAGCCAAACCAGCTCCTCTGTCTCTTCAACAAAACGAAAATCTGAACGGCTAACACCTCGACAACCTATAGCTTGATGTGCCGCTAAAGACATTCTTTGCACTTTTTGGTAAATATTTGATGAAAGTTGTGCAGGACAAATATGAAAAGAACCTCCAGGTTTATATTTTGAATCATAATCATAAAATTGAAAATGTTTATCAGGCACAATTTCACAAACATCCAAAGCCTCATCCCCTAAAATTGCGCAAGTAAGTTCACGCCCAGGAATATACTTTTCGACAATCACCTCATCTCCATAAACCCACGCAGCGCTCGTAATATTATGTAATGGCAAAGTCTCATTATCACTTACAATCACCACACCAAAACTTGACCCTTCACGCACCGGTTTAATGACATACGGCGGTTCCATAGGGTGCTCTTGCCCTATAGCAAAACGATTCATCACATAAGAAGGAGCAACATGCACACCAGCGTTAGCAGCAATGACTTTCGCACGTCCTTTATCCATTGCCAAAGCTGATGCCATAACTCCAGAGTGAGTATAAGGAATTTTTAAATATTCAAGAATACCTTGGATACAACCATCTTCACCAAATGGTCCATGCAATGCATTAAAAGCGATATCTGGCTGTAACTGCTCAAGAACAGAAATAATTTGTTCATCAACATCCACACGAATTACATTATAACCCTGTTTCTCAAGAGCATCAGCACAAGCAGTACCTGAAGATAAGCTTACAGAGCGCTCAGATGAAAATCCGCCCATCAACACAGCTATATGCTTATCTTTCATAACAATTTATTCCTCTTTATATACTAGATATAGACTCTACTAAAACAACTCATACTATACATAAGAAAAAACTAGATTTATCCTTGCGAATCAACATCCTAGCATTTTCTATAATGAATCAGAATCACGAGCATGAAGCAAGAACTTTTCTGTTAATTTATTGATTTTTAATAGAAAATTTTTCTTATCTCTTTGAAATGACTCAGTTTTTTAGCTATTTAAATAAATCAATAAAACTGATCAAAAGAAGGAACGATATGGTCTTGTTCAAATTGACCAATGCGCTGTATTTCCCATTCTAAATAATGAGCCGAATGAGCAAAAACCCGAGCACGGACAGTTTCACCCAACTTTTCAAGATCATAGCCTGTAGCCTGACCTGTGTTAATCATAAAGTTACAATGCATCTTACTCATTTGAGCACCACCGATCTGTAAACCACGGCACCCTGCTTCATCAATGACGCGCCATGCAGATGTACCTTTAGGGTTGCGAAAAGTGGAGCCACCTGTTTTTTCGCGAACAGGTTGCACTTTTTCTCGATGCAGAACAACTTCATTCATAGCAGCATGAATATTATCTTTATTTCCTGACTTTCCTTCCAACACAGCAGCAGTAAAAATAAACTCTTCAGAAACATTACAATGACGATACGAATAATGCATATCGTTCAAACTCAAAACATAGCGCTCACCCTTACGATCAAGTGCATAAACCTCAACAACACGTTCAGCTGTTTCAATACCATTAGCCCCCGCATTCATTTTTAATGCCCCACCCAAATTACCAGGAATACCATAATAAAAATGGAAACCAGCAAGCTCAGCCTCTAAAGCCGCTGCCGCTAAATGTTTATCCGCCGTAGCAGCACCAACCAGGAGGCGTTTTGGAGAAATCTGCTCTAATTGTCCAAAACCTTTTGCTGAAAGACGAATAACAACCCCAGGGATCCCCCCATCACGCACAAGAAGATTAGAACCAATCCCTACAATCGTTAT is a genomic window containing:
- the ftsA gene encoding cell division protein FtsA; its protein translation is MLLGSHHNAGRKARFLTVLDVGSSKVVCLIACLHPLKHTHHLHARTHSMEVLGFGVQRSRGIKSGVVMDMYAAEQSIRLAVDAAEKMAGLVVDSVIVNFSSSRLKSAFINGVVRLGGRKVTTRDMRMVLADVSRKAFKAERHIMHSVPVSYALDGDRGISDPVGMMGELFGVDVHVVTAETAPLRNLEACINRAHLSVEAMVATPFASGLSVLVDDEARLGAACIDFGGGTTTFSVFSEGKFVHADALAIGGHHVTLDVARGLSMSIEEAERLKVVYGSMFSADCDERKVINVPEIGNERHEVQYPCAVLGRIIRARVEEILEMMRDCLNRSGFGHIIGKRVILTGGASQLTGLPEIARSILGRNVRVGRPLGISRLPSFAKGAAFSSAVGLLIYPQLAGFEEKTVQTAVNYLSTNTGGYFQRVGQWLRESF
- the murB gene encoding UDP-N-acetylmuramate dehydrogenase, translating into MVNFQPIDGEALLAQLQPALKNIRGKFIPNVEMRKVTWFRTGGLAELFYQPSDEADLALFLQVLPEAIPITIVGIGSNLLVRDGGIPGVVIRLSAKGFGQLEQISPKRLLVGAATADKHLAAAALEAELAGFHFYYGIPGNLGGALKMNAGANGIETAERVVEVYALDRKGERYVLSLNDMHYSYRHCNVSEEFIFTAAVLEGKSGNKDNIHAAMNEVVLHREKVQPVREKTGGSTFRNPKGTSAWRVIDEAGCRGLQIGGAQMSKMHCNFMINTGQATGYDLEKLGETVRARVFAHSAHYLEWEIQRIGQFEQDHIVPSFDQFY
- a CDS encoding D-alanine--D-alanine ligase gives rise to the protein MKDKHIAVLMGGFSSERSVSLSSGTACADALEKQGYNVIRVDVDEQIISVLEQLQPDIAFNALHGPFGEDGCIQGILEYLKIPYTHSGVMASALAMDKGRAKVIAANAGVHVAPSYVMNRFAIGQEHPMEPPYVIKPVREGSSFGVVIVSDNETLPLHNITSAAWVYGDEVIVEKYIPGRELTCAILGDEALDVCEIVPDKHFQFYDYDSKYKPGGSFHICPAQLSSNIYQKVQRMSLAAHQAIGCRGVSRSDFRFVEETEELVWLEINTQPGMTSVSLVPDIAKASGRTYGDIVKWIAEDASCMR
- a CDS encoding cell division protein FtsQ/DivIB — translated: MDSGGRVVYALNVDRINVLMVQSAPFFPRLYRRFRRFIFQFIVNIYVPRHFGSFAVLFFFSLSALYGISSNGQMDGIIKAAPLNFGFIVTDVDMNGNKRVAKQDILKILGLDAYPSIISFDVNKARFILEQQAWIQSANVQKIYPNQVSISVIEREPYAIWQHDGVMDIIDHTGYVIAPFQVGLVQNLPLVVGQGAQNAAKLFIQELWVYPQLRNRISAYVRVGDRRWDIILNNGVRIMLPEKGAIESLSSLIKTGMAEDLFARDVLSIDLRLSDRITVSLSDEALVHHRAVVAEKERVLKAGGV